A DNA window from Panthera tigris isolate Pti1 chromosome X, P.tigris_Pti1_mat1.1, whole genome shotgun sequence contains the following coding sequences:
- the OFD1 gene encoding oral-facial-digital syndrome 1 protein isoform X3, with protein MSQFAMPPTSDVFSQDELRKKLYQTFKDRGILDTLKVFTMQDLLELLKINPESGLYKSLMSGFDNKNKKGFLMEFLKEVAEYHQSRASCDVGTQTSSTLPGQDSLVEKLRLIDDQFAGAYPQRPKLESLEVKLNEYKREIEQQLRAEMCQKLKYFKDTEVAKIKMEEKTKSERELAEFRNELERAYRAKSDALISREKLAFERIQKHQEIETKEIYAQRQLLLKDIDMLRGREAELKQRMEAFELAQRLQEEKNKRATDALRKQELNVQNIEETYDQKLKNELLKYQLELQDNYIARTHRLIEDERKNKEKAIHLQEELTAINAKKEEFGHSVKRVKELELELESVRTQSLAISKQNHLLREKVKEMSDYSLLKQGKQELQAQNKLLKQQLEETRSENLRLLNHLAQPSPELVAFQKELKKAENAIVCEHKEFETHRQALQKQLQSEIERSAQLKAQILDYEDSVKRLTREVADLKLQLTQTQTALENEVYRNPKNSLLDRPISGLMGGNVVVPHNGDLNGDFLKDAFGLERLMAGMLLSRITSDPSASARSSSPDSDLEFVAKTKARVKELEQEAERLEKAFRTYHPRVHPRPTGRSSAKSPPPLHATGTLKKTTSGFPGRRTSAEDAAVPEQPLAGTPEEDRSSASASEARPRKGTPSRRLSSTSLPKAKRSLLAKVYLEGGDRSRAAGCIPGPETTPQPSPSESGHSPSLHLLPSPPEQASLHQRQTELEEQGELSDPDKLPFKDNEEFGSSFEYAGSTPRQFEVDGLHPAGDVPHVGATAAAVSAGPLACCHPGVDQKPMGEQKEEEKIWEQHMTEQKQREDIRKSELQEALERERRELEKLDQERRMIEESLKIEMEKEMEMTVEETKDQPVCGENPLEKYMRILQQHQDQESADKSSKVVREGSQVETLPSSNKDERYGSPNVTLPAQTIAWGLVSAKGSVQMFESVCEK; from the exons GATGTGGGAACTCAGACAAGTTCCACGTTGCCTGGCCAAGACTCACTTG tGGAGAAGCTTCGGCTTATTGATGATCAGTTTGCAGGTGCTTACCCTCAGCGTCCAAAGTTAGAATCCTTAGAAGTAAagttaaatgaatataaaagagaaatagaacagCAGCTTCGGGCAGAAATGTGTCAAAAG ttaaagtattttaaagatacTGAAGTAGCAAAAATtaagatggaagagaaaacaaagtctGAGAGGGAATTGGCTGAGTTCCGGAACGAATTGGAGAGAGCTTATCGAGCAAAATCTGACGCCCTTATTTCTCGGGAGAAGTTGGCTTTTGAGAGAATTCAGAAGCACCAAGAG ATTGAAACCAAGGAGATTTATGCTCAGAGACAACTTCTCCTCAAAGATATAGACATGCtaagaggcagagaagcagagcTGAAACAAAGAATGGAAGCTTTTGAATT GGCTCAGCGgctacaagaagaaaaaaataaaagagcaactGACGCCCTTAGGAAACAGGAGTTGAACGTCCAGAATATCGAGGAGACCTATGACCAAAAGCTCAAGAATGAGCTGCTCAA GTATCAACTTGAACTCCAGGACAACTATATTGCTAGAACTCACAGGCTGATAGAAgatgaaaggaagaataaag aaaaagcTATACATTTGCAAGAGGAGCTGACAGCTATTAATGCGAAAAAGGAAGAATTTGGTCATTCTGTAAAACGTGTCAAAGAGCTCGAG CTGGAGTTAGAGTCGGTCAGAACCCAGTCTTTGGCGATAAGCAAGCAAAACCACCTGCTGAGAGAAAAGGTGAAAGAAATGAGTGACTATTCGCTACTGAAACAAGGGAAACAGGAGCTTCAGGCgcaaaataaattacttaaacaaCAGCTGGAAGAGACCAGAAGTGAGAACTTGCGTCTTCTAAACC ACCTGGCTCAGCCTTCTCCAGAGCTGGTGGCTTTTCAGAAAGAACTAAAGAAAGCAGAGAACGCTATCGTGTGTGAGCATAAGGAGTTCGAGACCCACAGGCAGGCCCTGCAAAAGCAGCTGCAAAGTGAA ATTGAACGTTCTGCACAGCTGAAGGCCCAGATCCTCGATTACGAAGATTCCGTAAAGAGATTAACGAGAGAGGTGGCCGATTTGAAATTGCAACTGACACAAACCCAGACGG CCCTAGAGAACGAGGTGTACCGCAACCCAAAGAACTCTCTGCTCGATCGGCCCATCAGCGGATTAATGGGTGGCAACGTGGTGGTACCTCACAACGGTGACCTGAACGGGGATTTCTTGAAAGATGCTTTCGGACTGGAAAGGCTGATGGCAGGCATGCTTCTGTCGAGGATCACAAGTGACCCAAGTGCGAGCGCCAGGAGTAGTTCCCCCGATTCTGACCTGGAGTTTGTAGCCAAGACCAAGGCAAGGGTGAAAGAGCTAGAGCAAGAGGCCGAACGTTTGGAGAAAGCTTTCCGAACTTACCATCCAAGAGTTCATCCACGCCCCACGGGAAGGTCTTCAGCCAAGAGCCCGCCACCCCTGCATGCGACAGGAACGCTCAAAAAGACCACTTCCGGCTTCCCTGGAAGACGTACTTCCGCAGAGGACGCGGCTGTCCCTGAGCAGCCTCTGGCAGGCACACCCGAGGAGGACAGGAGCAGCGCTTCGGCTTCTGAGGCGCGGCCGCGCAAGGGCACGCCCTCCAGACGCCTCTCCTCCACTTCCCTGCCCAAGGCCAAGAGGAGCCTCCTTGCTAAAGTGTATCTGGAAG GTGGGGACAGATCCCGTGCTGCTGGCTGCATTCCTGGTCCTGAGACAACGCCCCAGCCATCACCCTCTGAGTCCGGGCACAGCCCTTCCCTCCACCTGCTGCCCAGCCCTCCGGAGCAGGCCAG tCTTCATCAAAGACAGACAGAACTTGAAGAACAAGGAGAACTTTCAGATCCCGACAAGCTACCTTTTAAGGACAATGAGGAATTTGGATCATCTTTTGAAT ATGCAGGGAGCACGCCGAGGCAGTTTGAGGTGGACGGCCTCCATCCTGCTGGCGACGTGCCTCACGTGGGTGCCACCGCCGCCGCGGTGTCTGCCGGACCTCTCGCTTGCTGCCACCCCG GTGTAGATCAGAAACCAATgggagaacagaaggaagaagaaaaaatatgggaACAGCACATGACagaacaaaagcaaagagaagacatAAGGAAGAGTGAACTGCAAGAAGCTTTAGAAAGGGAACGAAGAGAACTAGAGAAGCTGGATCAAGAGCGG AGGATGATTGAAGAATCATTGAAgattgaaatggaaaaagaaatggaaatgactgTTGAAGAAACGAAAGACCAGCCTGTCTGTGGTGAAAATCCTTTAGAGAAGTACATGAGAATTCTTCAGCAACATCAAGACCAGGAGTCTGCAGATAAG AGTTCAAAGGTGGTGAGAGAAGGCTCCCAAGTGGAAACACTGCCATCTAGCAACAAAGACGAAAGGTATGGTTCCCCCAACGTGACGTTGCCTGCACAAACCATCGCGTGGGGGCTTGTGTCAGCCAAGGGAAGTGTTCAGATGTTTGAGTCTGTCTGTGAGAAATGA
- the OFD1 gene encoding oral-facial-digital syndrome 1 protein isoform X5: MEFLKEVAEYHQSRASCDVGTQTSSTLPGQDSLVEKLRLIDDQFAGAYPQRPKLESLEVKLNEYKREIEQQLRAEMCQKLKYFKDTEVAKIKMEEKTKSERELAEFRNELERAYRAKSDALISREKLAFERIQKHQEIETKEIYAQRQLLLKDIDMLRGREAELKQRMEAFELAQRLQEEKNKRATDALRKQELNVQNIEETYDQKLKNELLKYQLELQDNYIARTHRLIEDERKNKEKAIHLQEELTAINAKKEEFGHSVKRVKELELELESVRTQSLAISKQNHLLREKVKEMSDYSLLKQGKQELQAQNKLLKQQLEETRSENLRLLNHLAQPSPELVAFQKELKKAENAIVCEHKEFETHRQALQKQLQSEIERSAQLKAQILDYEDSVKRLTREVADLKLQLTQTQTALENEVYRNPKNSLLDRPISGLMGGNVVVPHNGDLNGDFLKDAFGLERLMAGMLLSRITSDPSASARSSSPDSDLEFVAKTKARVKELEQEAERLEKAFRTYHPRVHPRPTGRSSAKSPPPLHATGTLKKTTSGFPGRRTSAEDAAVPEQPLAGTPEEDRSSASASEARPRKGTPSRRLSSTSLPKAKRSLLAKVYLEGGDRSRAAGCIPGPETTPQPSPSESGHSPSLHLLPSPPEQASLHQRQTELEEQGELSDPDKLPFKDNEEFGSSFEYAGSTPRQFEVDGLHPAGDVPHVGATAAAVSAGPLACCHPGVDQKPMGEQKEEEKIWEQHMTEQKQREDIRKSELQEALERERRELEKLDQERRMIEESLKIEMEKEMEMTVEETKDQPVCGENPLEKYMRILQQHQDQESADKSSKVVREGSQVETLPSSNKDERYGSPNVTLPAQTIAWGLVSAKGSVQMFESVCEK, translated from the exons GATGTGGGAACTCAGACAAGTTCCACGTTGCCTGGCCAAGACTCACTTG tGGAGAAGCTTCGGCTTATTGATGATCAGTTTGCAGGTGCTTACCCTCAGCGTCCAAAGTTAGAATCCTTAGAAGTAAagttaaatgaatataaaagagaaatagaacagCAGCTTCGGGCAGAAATGTGTCAAAAG ttaaagtattttaaagatacTGAAGTAGCAAAAATtaagatggaagagaaaacaaagtctGAGAGGGAATTGGCTGAGTTCCGGAACGAATTGGAGAGAGCTTATCGAGCAAAATCTGACGCCCTTATTTCTCGGGAGAAGTTGGCTTTTGAGAGAATTCAGAAGCACCAAGAG ATTGAAACCAAGGAGATTTATGCTCAGAGACAACTTCTCCTCAAAGATATAGACATGCtaagaggcagagaagcagagcTGAAACAAAGAATGGAAGCTTTTGAATT GGCTCAGCGgctacaagaagaaaaaaataaaagagcaactGACGCCCTTAGGAAACAGGAGTTGAACGTCCAGAATATCGAGGAGACCTATGACCAAAAGCTCAAGAATGAGCTGCTCAA GTATCAACTTGAACTCCAGGACAACTATATTGCTAGAACTCACAGGCTGATAGAAgatgaaaggaagaataaag aaaaagcTATACATTTGCAAGAGGAGCTGACAGCTATTAATGCGAAAAAGGAAGAATTTGGTCATTCTGTAAAACGTGTCAAAGAGCTCGAG CTGGAGTTAGAGTCGGTCAGAACCCAGTCTTTGGCGATAAGCAAGCAAAACCACCTGCTGAGAGAAAAGGTGAAAGAAATGAGTGACTATTCGCTACTGAAACAAGGGAAACAGGAGCTTCAGGCgcaaaataaattacttaaacaaCAGCTGGAAGAGACCAGAAGTGAGAACTTGCGTCTTCTAAACC ACCTGGCTCAGCCTTCTCCAGAGCTGGTGGCTTTTCAGAAAGAACTAAAGAAAGCAGAGAACGCTATCGTGTGTGAGCATAAGGAGTTCGAGACCCACAGGCAGGCCCTGCAAAAGCAGCTGCAAAGTGAA ATTGAACGTTCTGCACAGCTGAAGGCCCAGATCCTCGATTACGAAGATTCCGTAAAGAGATTAACGAGAGAGGTGGCCGATTTGAAATTGCAACTGACACAAACCCAGACGG CCCTAGAGAACGAGGTGTACCGCAACCCAAAGAACTCTCTGCTCGATCGGCCCATCAGCGGATTAATGGGTGGCAACGTGGTGGTACCTCACAACGGTGACCTGAACGGGGATTTCTTGAAAGATGCTTTCGGACTGGAAAGGCTGATGGCAGGCATGCTTCTGTCGAGGATCACAAGTGACCCAAGTGCGAGCGCCAGGAGTAGTTCCCCCGATTCTGACCTGGAGTTTGTAGCCAAGACCAAGGCAAGGGTGAAAGAGCTAGAGCAAGAGGCCGAACGTTTGGAGAAAGCTTTCCGAACTTACCATCCAAGAGTTCATCCACGCCCCACGGGAAGGTCTTCAGCCAAGAGCCCGCCACCCCTGCATGCGACAGGAACGCTCAAAAAGACCACTTCCGGCTTCCCTGGAAGACGTACTTCCGCAGAGGACGCGGCTGTCCCTGAGCAGCCTCTGGCAGGCACACCCGAGGAGGACAGGAGCAGCGCTTCGGCTTCTGAGGCGCGGCCGCGCAAGGGCACGCCCTCCAGACGCCTCTCCTCCACTTCCCTGCCCAAGGCCAAGAGGAGCCTCCTTGCTAAAGTGTATCTGGAAG GTGGGGACAGATCCCGTGCTGCTGGCTGCATTCCTGGTCCTGAGACAACGCCCCAGCCATCACCCTCTGAGTCCGGGCACAGCCCTTCCCTCCACCTGCTGCCCAGCCCTCCGGAGCAGGCCAG tCTTCATCAAAGACAGACAGAACTTGAAGAACAAGGAGAACTTTCAGATCCCGACAAGCTACCTTTTAAGGACAATGAGGAATTTGGATCATCTTTTGAAT ATGCAGGGAGCACGCCGAGGCAGTTTGAGGTGGACGGCCTCCATCCTGCTGGCGACGTGCCTCACGTGGGTGCCACCGCCGCCGCGGTGTCTGCCGGACCTCTCGCTTGCTGCCACCCCG GTGTAGATCAGAAACCAATgggagaacagaaggaagaagaaaaaatatgggaACAGCACATGACagaacaaaagcaaagagaagacatAAGGAAGAGTGAACTGCAAGAAGCTTTAGAAAGGGAACGAAGAGAACTAGAGAAGCTGGATCAAGAGCGG AGGATGATTGAAGAATCATTGAAgattgaaatggaaaaagaaatggaaatgactgTTGAAGAAACGAAAGACCAGCCTGTCTGTGGTGAAAATCCTTTAGAGAAGTACATGAGAATTCTTCAGCAACATCAAGACCAGGAGTCTGCAGATAAG AGTTCAAAGGTGGTGAGAGAAGGCTCCCAAGTGGAAACACTGCCATCTAGCAACAAAGACGAAAGGTATGGTTCCCCCAACGTGACGTTGCCTGCACAAACCATCGCGTGGGGGCTTGTGTCAGCCAAGGGAAGTGTTCAGATGTTTGAGTCTGTCTGTGAGAAATGA